The Dethiosulfovibrio peptidovorans DSM 11002 nucleotide sequence GGCAAGGGCAGCGGCTTGTCGAAGATATAGGTTTTCTTCTTTTTTCCAGCCAGATCACGGACCTGCTCCTCAATTTTCTCGATTAGTTCTGAAAATTCCTTAACCCCGGCCTTGGGAAGCATCTCGTTCTTCAGCTCGTAGATCTTTCCGGTTGGCTGTTTTTTGGGCTTCATCTTCAGCTTTTCAGCGAAAGATCGAGAGACCACCAGACCGTCCTCGTAGGTAAGTCCCTTCCAGGGCATAACAGCCACCAGGGCATTGACTCCAAGATAGGGCTTAAACCGCCCCGCCTCGTCCAGATGCCCCTCAAGGGCCTCTATTTTTTTACCTCTGGCTCCCTCTATGTACCCAGGGACCAAAGAGGGCTCGCCACCCTCTATATTCTGTTCCGCCTGTTTGAGGTTTTTGCCTCCCATCATGAGCCTAGGCCCGTCGCTGTGATGGGGATAAGGAACCATACCGACGGCCACGGAGAAAAGGCTTTGTTCCTCGCCATCTTCAGCCAGCTCGACCCCCTTGCCGCCGTCACCCTGATGGGCCGTGGCGGTCATGAAAAGCTGAAGACCTATCTTCTCCGACTCGGGAGTGTGGAATGGGCACAGTCGATTTTTATGGCTTTTGTGGGGAAGCCTGACCCTGCCGTTGGTCTTGACCTTGGAGGCCATGGTGACCTGTCTCTCCAGCTCCAGGCAGCGAAGGGAGTTGCTGTCGTCCAGAGGCAAGGCCTTCACCAGTCCCGACCGGACCGATCGGGAGGTCCAGAAGCTGTTTAGGTTGGACTCCAGCTTACACAGGATAACGAGCATATCCTTCTTCAGTTTATCTTCAGGTACCTTCTTCTTCGATTCCGACAGCTTTTTGAGAGCTCTTTCGGCACGTTTTATCGAGTACTCCAGGTTAGACCACCAGGGGGAGTAGATCTCAAGTTTTTCCAGGTCGGGGACATCCTTGTTCGTTAAAGACGTCAGATACGTATCGTTCCGCGTTTCTTCGTCAAAGTTCTCTCCCTTTTTTTTCTTTACTTGAGTCCTCTTGCGACCTACCATAGCCAGGCTCCACTGGGATCTATCGTCGTCCAACGCAGCGACCTTAGATCCGATCGGCAGTATCATCGTTACCGTACGTTCGATATCTATGCCGTGAGCCGAAGCTTTTATCGATATGGGAGCCATGACGGCACCGCCGTTCAGCTCCTCTAAAACCTGAAAGTCGTTAACCTCTAAAAAGGGAGACAAAACGTCGGAGCGGCACCTCTCCACGACGGTCTTCAGCCTTTCGACTATCTTATCTATTTTAATTTTATCTTTATCGGGATCGACCTTCATCCATCGTTCCTCCTCTTAGGGAATCCGTCTTTAGCCAGTTTTTTGTTTTTCCATCGGGGATCCCATGTAATTTCTTCTACAAGATCTAGCCACCCAGGCAAAGGAGGAACCGGGGAAGATTCGTTCGGCAACTCCACCTCCGCCACGGCCAATCCTGGGAGGTCGGGATAGATATCCACCTCCCATGAACCGGCCAGATAGCGGGTCTTTTCGATCCTCCAAGGGGCGAAGCATCCTACAAGACGAAAAAGCCAAGAGGGAATAGGGCTCTCCCACTCCCCTCTGACCATCCCGCCTCCGGTCTTGACAGTGAAGAAGCAACTTTCCACGACAGACCTGAGTCTGACCTCCAGGGATTTAGACGCCAGAAGATACCTTTGATCTATCCTGCGACGATCGCCCCTCGGGGTTCCGACGACCTTACAGAGATATTTCCTCTCGATCTCGGTTCCCATCTCGGCTAGCTTTCATTCTCCAAGACATCAGGATCGGTATCGACGGTGATGCCACCTAAATAGTCACGAGGACTCTTAATCCCATCAATCGTGCCCCTCGCTCTATGGACCTCCTCGACGATATCCTTAGCGATGGATCTAAGCTCTTCTTTAGAGTGACCATTTTTCCCCGATAGAAGGGATATCTTTACTCCACCGTCGTTGCCGGCCCCATCTTTTTTAGCAGGCACGGGAAGGACCACCTCCACCGAACGGTGTTTGTAGAAGTGCAGAAACTGCTCCCACTTGAAGGCTATTCTGTTTGCCAATGACAGGGCCTGAATCACCTTGACGTTGTCCGGTTCGAAAAGGCTGTTAAAGCTCTTCTCTCCCTTGACGCTCCTCAGGATCTTGAATATTGACGGATAGAGGGAGGAACCGATTCTCTTTATCTTATTCGTATCGATATCGTCCATAGTGCCGTCTTTAGCAGCTTCGGGAGTAAGCTTTCCAGCCTCCGAGCAGATCTCCTCCAGGCATCTACGTATAGACATAGGGGTTCCGTCCGCGTCCACGACGTACTCTTTCAACACGTCTTCGAACATGGGTAACTGAGCCTCCAGCGTCTTGGCCTCGTAGGCCGTCCTCTGAAGACGCTGGATCAGATGATCGTCGCCGACCACCCTATCGGACTGGACGTCGCAACCGTCTATCACCCTGAGAAGTGCCGTGACGGTGAGAGTCATGTCGGGGGTCATCGTTTCGCCTGTCTCGTTGAAAAAGGGTCCATAGTTTTTCTCGAGTTTTTTGTCCAGAGGGAGAAGGGTTTTCTCAAAACGATCCTCTCCCATGAGGAACTTTCCTACCTGCCAGACCGCTTTTTTCTCCTTGAACTCCACATTTTCGTTCAATCGGACGTAGTTTCTGTGACCGGCGCAGACCTCGGGAAGAAGCTTTCTTAAGATCTTTATTTGGGACTCCAGTTTTTTCCAATCTAAGTTATCGCTGTCACCAAGCACGGAATAAGCCTTGGGAAAAAGCAGCCCTCTGGTCGAAGCTTCGCTTTCGTCGATATTTTCCGTCCTGTAGCGAATCATCTCGGCAGAAAGCAGGTGATGGACCTCCCGAACGGCAGAGGGGAACAAGGACAGAGGGAATGCCCCGGCGTCCTTGGCCTTATCGGGGTCGATGGGATAGACCAGCGCAGTGTGGCCGATGTCGTGAAGGTATATAGCAGAGATAAGAAGAGCCAGAGGAATGGCTTTATCCATATAAATGTGGGATACGCCATCGGTACCCTGGTCCAGAGCGCGAAGGAAGTTTCCTGCTATCTCCATGAGACGCTTGGAATGCCGCCTGGAGTGCTCCACCGTCTCGGGAATCTGATCCCCCATCCAGAGCTCGGACCAACTGGTCTGGATAAGCCTCTCCAGATAGGTTCCCAGATCCGAGTCTATTGCTTTCAGACGGGTTAAAAGTTCCTTGCCCGATCCAGTGACCTGATTGCGCCCCTTTTCGTACTGTTCTATGAGGCTATCGACCAGGGAAGAGGGCTGCCCGTCAACGAAAAGCCCGCTCACCCATCGAGGAAGGGTTTTGTTATCGAGGATCCCCTTCCTGTTTTCTGGATTTTCAAGATCCCTTAGTCCCTTCAAGAGGGATATCTCCTCGTCCATGGCCCCTATGGCACAGGAGATGGGAAGGGGCATAAGATCTAACGTTTTGGCCCCGTTTTCTTCAAAAACATAAATAGAAGGGAATCCGTTTATCAGGCCATAAAGATTGACATAAGAAGAAATAGCTTTATAGCCACCCGTTCCATTACAAATAAGCTGAACATGATCAGTGATATTCTTATTTTTGATATTATCAAATTCCGAAAAAAGGCTATCTACTGCCCTTGCAAGGCTATCAGCGTCCTTAACCACTATATCCAAAGCCTCAACAAACCCATCAAATACAAAATGCTTCCACGGACCATGCTCAGAGATAAATTTAACAATATAGCTAGATAAATAAGCATTAAAAATACTATACTCATCTCTAGAAGGGAAAAAATGCATTTCCAAGGAAATTTCTTCCTCATTACCGTAGTAAGAAAAAAGCCATCCCAAGGTACTTTGAATTTCGGCACTAGGGAAGCTATTGCCTAGCAAACTCTCTAGATTAAAATCTTTAAAAAAGATAGCACTAGCAGTAGACTTAGACCCTCTTGTTTTATCTGGAAGATAAGATTGGTCAGAAAACAAAGAGACAACCTCTTCAAGGGTTTCCTTTGAAAAATCAAGACGTTCCAACTTATCTTGAGTCCTTTTTATTTTTTTAACTCTCTCTTTTCGAATTTCCTTATCATAACGCTCGACTTTCAAGTCTTTTTTAAGGCTTCCATTTACAGAAGTCCCCACCGTACAGAGCATCACTATTTTACGAACTTTATCCGAGCTCATCTCTACCGGCCCCTTCCTTATAAAACTCTAACCCCGATGATAGCACATGAAAAGAAGGCGAGGACCGTCTCCATCGGACAGTCCTCGCCTTCTTTAACTCCTGCTACCTCCCCTGCCATACCGGGGTTCGCTTTCCCAGAAAGGCCTCAAGCCCCTCCCTGGCGTCCTCCGTCGCGGCCAGTGCGGCGAACTTTTCTCCGGCGGCCTCTATGGCCCGCTCCAACGGCAGGCTTTCCATCTGCTGCAATCCCCTCTTGCCGGTTTTCAGGGCAAGAGGGCTCTTTTTAGCCAGCTTCCTGGCGAAATCCATGGTGGCCTCCTCCAGCTTTTCCTGGGGAACCACCCGATAGGCTATGCCCAGCTTCAGGGCCTCCTCGGCGGGGATGAAGTCCCCGGTGAGAACGTACTGAAGAGCCCGTTTAGGGCCTATCCAGCGGGAAAGCTGATACCCCGGCTCCAGGCAGATCAGCCCCACGTTTATTGCGGTGGTTCCGAAAACGGCGTTCTCCGCCGCCACAATGAAGTCGCAGGCCAGGGCCAGCCCGGCTCCGTTGGCCAGAGTATAACCCTGAACCGAGGCGACAACCGGCTTGGACATGGAGAAAAGAACGTTGTTGTGTCGATCCATCAGCCGCAGGAAATCCCTAATCTCGTGGCGTTCTTTGGACAAAAACTCTTTCAGGTCTATCCCTGTGGAAAAGTTCTTTCCCTCCCCGTCCAGCACGACGACCACCACCGACGGATCGGACTCCATGGCCTCCAGCGAATCGCAGAGCCCCTCTGCCAGCTCGGTGGAGAAGGTGTTCATCGACTCCGGCCTGTTCAACGTGATTCGCCCCACTCCATCCTCGACCTTCGTTATAACCGCTTTCGACTCCGTCATTTTATTATTCCTCCTCGAAACAAAAACCCACTATATCAGCCGTTTCCACGAATTTCCTTCTCAACTATACACGGCCTCTTTTAGCTGTCAAAGGGGCTTTGTCAGGCAAAAAAACAGCTTTCTCCGGCCTCCGAAGCCGTTTTTTTACAAAAAAAACGGCTTTTTCCATCTGCCAAAACACACCAAAAATGCCGAACATTCAGTCCGCTGAAGTTCATAGCTCACCATCGAAGGGGCTTCACACAGATGAAACAGTGCAGGGTTGTTTTTTTTGACCTTTTTTGTTCAGGCTTCGAGTCGCAGCTTTCTATATAAATTCAATAAAGTTGCATTTTAACGTTCAAGTATACTGCATAAAAGACGAAAACATTTTGATTTTCAAGTTTAGTTCCCGTATAGTGGCAATAGCGCAGGTGCCGTACAACTTGTATGGAACTGGAATACATACACGAAAGTGCCATTTCGAGAGGAGGCACCGCATTGAGGACCCGAAAAAAGGATCTGGCCTACAAGGCGATCAAACAGATGATCATGGATAAAGAGCTTACGGAGGAACATTACGTATCGGAGAACAATCTGGCAAAAAAGCTCGATATGAGCAGAACTCCTGTAAGAGAGGCGCTACTCCGGCTGCAATCGGAGGGTTTCATAAACATCATCCCCAACAAGGGTGCCGTTGTCAGCAACGTCTCGGTGGTCATCGCCAAGGAGTTCTACGACATGAGGATGGCCATAGAGGAGTTCGTGGTCCGTAACATAGCGGACAGGCTAACTCCGCAACACATGGAACACATGGATCGCTTGTTGAGGGAACAGGAAAAAGCCTGCGAAAAGGGCGATCTGGACGGATACCTTAGGGCCGACAGCGAGTTTCACGATTATTTCCTGCTCATATACGACAACCAGACCATATGGGACGCCATATTGCAGGTGAGACAGAGGTTTCACGCCGTTGGAGTGAACGTCCTGTCGACCCAGAAGGATATCTGGACGTCTCTGGCGTATCACAAAGAGATAGTGGACGCACTGAAACAGGGGGATGTGGAGAGGGCGGTACAGGTAACCCACGACCACCTGAAGTTCGGCAAAACCAACCTTATACGTTGACCCGTATCGAAGACTGCAGCTTCGTTGGGAATAGATAGCTAAAAACGCGAGTGCGAAGGTGAAAGGAACAACACAAAGAGGAGGGTGCGGCATATGTGTGCGAAAGCGATCCTTAAAGAGCCGACGATCCCGGTCAAGGACTACGATCGGGATCTGCTGATAGAGCTCTACCGCAAGATGGTCTCGATCCGTCTCTTCGAGCAGAAGGTGGAACATCATTTCCTGGCCGGGGATATTCCCGGTTTCGTCCATCTGTACATCGGAGAGGAAGGCATCGGCACCGGGGTGATGGCAAATCTTACCAAGGAAGACTATATCGAGAGTACCCACAGAGGACACGGTCACACCATAGCCAAGGGCGCCGATCTGAATCGGATGATGGCGGAGATTTTCGGCAAGAAAACCGGCTATTGCAAGGGCAAGGGTGGTTCGATGCATATAGCGGATTTCAGCGTCGGCATGCTTGGCGCCAACGGCATCGTCGGTGGAGGATATACCCTGGCTGTTGGAGCGGCTCTGGCGTCCAAGCTTCGTGAGGACGGCAGAATTTCCGTGGTGTTCTTCGGAGACGGAGCTTCCAACAGAGGCACGTTCCATGAGGCGCTGAACATGGCGGCTGCCTGGAAGCTGCCGGTCCTTTTCGTGTGCGAGAACAACGAGTGGGCCTCCACTACTCCCTATCTCACCACGACCTCGGTGGCGGACATAGCCGATCGGGCCCAGGGCTACGGTATTCCCGGCTATATGGTGGACGGCAACGACGTACTTTCCGTCTACGAGACCTCCAAGGAAGTGGTGGACTACATCCGTTCCGGCAACGGACCGGTTCTTCTCGAGTGCAAGACCTACAGGATAAAGGGACACTTCGTCGGCGACCCAGAGAAGTACCGCACCAAGGAAGAGGTCCAGGAGGTCTTCGACAACAACAACCCGATAAACCGTTTCGAGGAGAAGGTTCTCGAGGCGGGCGTTCTTTCCCGAGAGGACTTGGACGCAGTCTACGTCGAGGTAGAGACGGCCATAGAAGAGGCCGTGCGCTATGCGTTGGAGAGCCCCGAGCCTGACCCCTCGGAGCTGTTCGACGATCTTTACGTGTAGAGGCTGGAGGGATCTATTATGGCTGAGACAAAGAAGATCACATTCTCCCAGGCCACCCTTGAGGCCATGCAGGAGGAGATGGAGAGAGACGACACCGTCTTCGTAATGGGCGAGGACATCGCCAGACAGGGCGGCATTTTCGGACAGTTCAAGGGACTTCCCGACTCTTTCGGTTCCGATAGAGTCCGAGACACCCCGATAACCGAGACCGCCATAGTCGGAGCGGCGGTGGGAGCCGCTCTGGCCGGGATGCGCCCCATAGCGGATATGCACTTCGCCGACTTCATGCTGGTCTGCGGAGACGAGATATATAACCAGATGGCCAAGGTCCACTATATGTTCGGCGGCCAGAAGACCGTTCCCATGGTGCTTCGAGCCCCGGACGGACTGATAAATCAGGCGGCGGCCCAGCACTCCCAGAGCCTGGAGGCCATATTCCAGCACATACCGGGCCTCAAGGTAGTGGCTCCGTCCAACCCGGCGGACGCCAAAGGGCTACTCAAGTCGGCCATAAGGGACGATAACCCGGTCATATATTTCGAGCACAAGGCCCTGTTCAACACCAAGGGAGATGTTCCCGTAGAGGAGTATTTCACCCCCATCGGCAAGGCCGACATAGTAACGGAGGGGTCGGATCTGACCGTAGTCTCCTACTCAAATTGCCTCCAGACGGTGGCTAAGCCCGTAGCGGAGATGGCAGAAAAGGAGGGGATATCGGTTGAGCTGATAGACCTTCGTACCATCTCTCCCATAGACAAGGACGCCATTCTGGAGTCTGTGGCCAAGACCAGCCGTCTCGCGATAATACACGAAGCTGTGAAGCAGGGCGGCGTCGGCGGAGAGATCGCCGCAATAGTGGCAGAGGAAGGCCTGGACTACCTGGACGCCCCGATAATGCGTTTCGGATCTCCCTTCACTCCAGTTCCCTTCGCTAGACCTCTGGAGCAGGCCTACCGTCTAAAGCCGGAGGCCATTCTAGAGGGCATCAAGAGGATGTTCTAGCCCATGGGGACCTTCGAGGCGGCGACGCCAAGAGGAGCCAGACGGATAGCGGTCCGTATAACCCCGGGCAGCGATCTGTTCCAGGGGATAAGGGATGTCTGCCGCCATTTCGGCATAACCTGCGCCTCCGTCGAGAGCGCTCTGGGAAGCCTGGCATCCGCCACGGTGGTGTGTATATCCGACGACTCCGAATCCCCCTCGGGGGCCTCCTACAAAGAGCCAACCCATATCGAGGCTCCTATGGAACTGGTAGCCCTCTGTGGAACGGTAGGAGCCATGGATGGAGAGACCTCCATACATCTTCACGGAACGGTGGCGCTGGACGAGAAAACGCCCTATTGCGGACACCTGGTAGACGACGGGAAGAACACCGTTCTGGCTACAGTGGAGATGCAGATAGTGGAGCTTATAGGGATGAACTGGGTCCGTCGTCACGACCCGGAGACAGGTTTCACTCTTTTCAAACCGGAAGACAGCCGTTATCCGGATATCGGAGAGCCCGGGAGGTGATCGTTCAGGAATAAAACGCGGTCGATGTGTTTCGATAGGCTTCGTTTATATCAAGGAGGGAAAGACATGAGGAAAGTGGTTTCTGCGGTTCTGCTGACAACTCTGGTCCTTTGTTTCGCAGCTCCCGGTTTCGCGGCGTACAAGAACGAGTACAAGATGAGCGTCGTTCCCGGCGCCATAACCCCCTGGGGGATGGGAGCGGGATACTTCGCCGATCTGGTCAAGGAACGCACCGACGGACGGGTGAACATAAAGGTCTACTACTCGGGACAGCTTTTCGCCGGTAAGCAGACCTCCGAGTTCCTGCTTCTTCGCAACGGCGCCATAGACTTCTCCCTGGCATCGACCATCAACTGGTCTCCCCAGGTCAACGAGCTTAACCTTCCAGCTCTGCCCTTCTTCATCTCCGCCAACGGAGATGATCGTTACGCCGCCATGGACGCCATAGAGGAAGGCAAGTCGGGAAAGATGATGGTCGACGCGGTGGAGAAAAAAGGCGTCAAGTTCCTCGCCTGGGGTGAGAACGGATTCCGCGAGATGACCAACAGCGTCAGAGAAGTAGCCTCCCCTGACGACATGAAGGATCTCAAGCTTCGGGTCGTGGGCAGCCCCATATACATCGACACCTTCAAGGCATTGGGAGCCAACCCGATCAACATGAACTGGTCCGAGGCCACCACCGCCTTCCAGCAGGGAGTCGTGGACGGCCAGGAGAACCCTCTTACCGGAATCTGCATTCCCGTCAAGATCTGGAACTACCATAAGTTCCTCACCAACTGGCACTATGTCATCGACCCCCTCCTCCTGTGCACCAACCCGAAGACCTGGAAGGGCTTCTCCGAGGAGGATCAGAAGATAATAGCCCAGGCCGCAGTTGATGCCATGAAGTACCAGAAGGCCATAGCCAGAGCCGGTCTCGACGACGGCGAATCCATCGCATATCTCGAGAGCATCAATATCACTCCCGAATATCCCAATCCCTACGCGACCTGCGAAGAGAATGGAATGACCGTCACCAACCTGACTCCGGAGAACCTAAAGGCCTTCCGGGACGCCACCGCTCAGGTACGTTCCGACTGGACGAAGAAGATCGGTGCCGAGCTTGTCGCGGCAGCCGAGGAGGACATGGCATCCATCAATAAGTAAAGAACCACGCAACTAAAGAAACCGGAGGGGGAGGACGGCTCTCCCCTTCCCCTCCTTCACAGACCGAAAGGGGTGGCGGCTAGTGATAGCTAAATTTTTCGATCACTTCGAGGAGATACTTGGATCGATTCTGGTCGCCGTAATGGTGACCATCTCCTTCGTAAACGTGATAACCAGATATTTCATAAGGATGTCTCTTTCCTGGTCCGAGGAGATAACGGTAAACCTTTTCGTATGGGTGGTCATGCTCGGAACGGCCATAGCCTTCAAGAAAGGCTCCCATCTGGGAATGGAGTTCATATACGAGAGGTTTCCCGACCGTATCAAGAAGGTTTTGTTCCTTCTCTCGGCAATTTTATCGATAGCTTTCTTCGTCGTTCTCGGATGGCTCGGAGCCATAGAGGTCAAAGACGAGATAGATCTCTGCGTAATAACCGAGTCCCTGGCGATACCGGTTTGGTACTACACCATAGCTATACCGGTCTTCTCCGTCCTGGTGATCTTCAGGATACTACAGAACGTGGTTACGTCCCTCAGGGACCACTCTTACTAAGGGGGCAAGACAATGGATTTTTCCGATCCCGCAATATGGACTCTCATTCTATTCGTCGTCCCCCTGCTGGTAAAGGTTCCCATAGCCATGGCCTTGGGAGGAGCGGCGGTGGCGGTGGTCCACTTCTGGGACATGGGGCTTCCCATGATCTCCTACAACTTTTTCGCCGGAATAGCCAAGTTTCCCTTGCTTGCCATACCTTTCTTCATCATGGCGGGGGTAATAATGGAAAAGGCCGGCATAGCCGAACGGATCATCGACCTCATGAAGAAAATGGTCGGCAACATGACCGGCGGCCTTGCCATAGCGACGGTGGCGGTGGCCACATTCTGGGGTGCGGTCAGCGGTTCCGGCCCGGCGACGGTCGCGGCTTTGGGTCTGATACTGATACCGGGAATGGCCGTGGCCGGATACGATAAGCCTTTCGCCGCTGCCACGGTTTCGGTAGCATCGGGACTAGCCATAGTGATACCTCCGAGCATCGCCTTCATAGTCTACGGCGGGGTGGCAAACGTCTCTATACCAGCCCTCTTCGCCGCCGGATTCATACCGGGAGCCATAGTTGCCTTCTTCATGATGGGAGCGGTCTACCTGGTCTCCAAAAAGAAAGGCTACGGCGGAGGTGAACCTGCCAAACCAGGCGAGACCTTCACGGCCTTCAAGAGATCCTTCTGGGGCATACTGGCCCCTGTGATAATCCTTGGAGGAATCTACGGAGGGATATTCACCCCTACAGAGGCGGCGGCGGTAGCCGTGTTCTACGGTCTTTTCGTCGGGGTGTTCGTCTACAGAAAGATAAACTCCCTCAAGGTGCTCTATGAGATTCTGTCCTCCACCGTCGTGGCCACCTCGGTCGTCATGATAGTGGTTACCTGCGCCGGACTGTTTTCCTGGGTCGGAGCGACGGTGGGCCTGATCGAGAAGGCCGCCGGAGTTCTCCTCGGCATATCCCAGTCTCAGTGGGTAATACTGTTCATGATCAACATAATCCTTCTATTGGCCGGGATGGTGCTGGACGCGATATCCATATACTACGTGTTTTTGCCCATACTTCTGCCCATCATGGCCCACTTCGGCTGGGATCCCATCTGGTTCGGAGTCATGATGACCATCAACCTGGCGGTAGGACAGGTTACCCCTCCCGTGGCGGTCAACCTCTACGTGGGGGCCAACATAAGCGGATTGACCATAGAGGACATAAGCCGTCCGGCCATTCCTCTCATACTGGGCGCCCTGCTCGCACTTATCGTCGTTATCCTCTTCCCCCAGCTTTCGACCTGGATGCCGAACATGCTGGGACTTAACTAGGAGGTGTCTCGTTTGTCGACCACTCTTACAATGCCGAAACTCGGCCTTACCATGACCGAGGGAACAGTATCCAAATGGATGAAGAAAGAGGGCGACCCCGTAAAGTCCGGGGAAGTCCTGTACGTAGTTTCCACCGATAAGATAACCTACGAGGTCCAAGCCGAAAGAGACGGAGTGTTGCTCAAGGTCTACGTGGACGAAGACGGCTCCGTACCGGTAGGAGCGGATGTAGCCGTGATAGGAGACGAGGGCGAGTCTGTATCCGACGCCGCCCCCGCCTTGAGCGAACCGATAGCCTCGAAAACCGAGACGGAGACGGCAGCTGCCGTGCCGTCGAAGATCGCAAAGCCACTGGCGAAGGGGAAGGTAAGGGCGACCCCTAAGGCCAGAAAGACCGCAAAGGAAAAGGGAATAGACCTAACCACGGTGGTCGGAACCGGCCCGGACGGAAGGATAAAGAACAAAGACGTATTGGAGGCAGTCAAGAAAGGCCCCAAGGCCTCACCGGTAGCTGCTAAGATGGCAGCCGAGATGGGAGTGGATCTCTCCACAGTGAACGCCGATGGCCGGATAATGAAGGCCGACGTGATGGCCGCCACAGGAGCGGTCGTTCTCCAGGAGGCTTCGGACTCGGTCGTTCCCATGTCCACCATGAGAAAGATCATAGCCCAGAGGATGCTGGAGAGCACTCTTACGGTACCCACCGTCACCTACGACATGGAAATAGACTGCTCCGCCATGATGGAGCTGAGAGGCAAGGTAAAGGCAGCGGCTGCCGAATCTGGAGCCAAGGTTTCCTATAACGACATCATCATGATGGCCTGCGCCAGGGTCCTTCAGGAACAACCCATGTGCAACTGCTCCACCGACATGGAGAACATGAGCTACATAATGCACTCGTCGGTCAATATCGGCCTGGCGGTGGCGGTAGATGGAGGACTTCTCGTACCAAACGTCAAGGACGTCCAGGACAAGGGACTTCTGGACATAGCAAAAGCCACCGACGACCTGGTGGCGAGGGCCAGAGACAACCGGCTCATGCCGGCGGACATGGAGGGCGGAACCTTCACCGTGACCAACCTGGGGATGTTCGGTGTGGACAGCTTCACCCCCATCGTGAACCCGCCCGAGTCCTGCATACTGGCGGTCAATTCAATGAAGGAGAAGCCGGTCGTGGTGGACGGAAAGATAGAGGTTCGGACGATGACCACCCTCTGTCTGACCGCCGATCATCGTTCGGTGGACGGAGCCGACGCGGCCAAATTCTTGGCCCGATTGAAGGAACTTCTGGAGTCTCCGTGGCTCCTGTTGCTCTAAAGGGAGAGATTTTATGGCAGTTACCATAACCATGCCCAAATTGGGGCTGACCATGACGGAGGGAACCGTCTCAAGCTGGTCTAAAAAGGCCGGTGATCCCGTATCCGAGGGCGACATCCTCTTCGTGGTCTCCACCGATAAACTCACCTACGAGGTAAAAGCCGAATGCGACGGGATCCTGGCCTCGGTGCTAGTAGCCGAGGGAGACGACGCTCCAGTGGCAGCTACCGTGGCGATAATAGCAGAGCCCGGGGAGGATCCCGCGTCCTTGGCCGAAAGTACCCCCGTCCCTACTCCATCGGAAACATCCAAGAAAGATGAACCTATCGAGGCGACCGCTCCGGCGGCATCCTCGACCCAAAAGGACGACGAAAACTGCAAAAAGGTCGTGGTGATAGGAGGGGGCCCGGGAGGTTACGTCTGCGCGATAAGGCTGGCTCAGCTGGGTGCTTCCGTAACAGTGGTGGAGAAAGAACGGATGGGGGGAACCTGTCTCAACTGGGGCTGCATCCCCACCAAGGTCCTGGTCCACACGGCCGAGCTGTATCACGAGACGATAAACGGCTCCGACCTCGGTCTGATCGTCAAGGACGCTTCTGTGGACTGGGCGGCCCTCATGACCCGAAAGACCGGAGTGGTGGACCAGCTGGTCGGCGGAGTGGAAGGTCTGATGGTCGCCA carries:
- a CDS encoding TRAP transporter small permease encodes the protein MIAKFFDHFEEILGSILVAVMVTISFVNVITRYFIRMSLSWSEEITVNLFVWVVMLGTAIAFKKGSHLGMEFIYERFPDRIKKVLFLLSAILSIAFFVVLGWLGAIEVKDEIDLCVITESLAIPVWYYTIAIPVFSVLVIFRILQNVVTSLRDHSY
- a CDS encoding PPC domain-containing DNA-binding protein — encoded protein: MGTFEAATPRGARRIAVRITPGSDLFQGIRDVCRHFGITCASVESALGSLASATVVCISDDSESPSGASYKEPTHIEAPMELVALCGTVGAMDGETSIHLHGTVALDEKTPYCGHLVDDGKNTVLATVEMQIVELIGMNWVRRHDPETGFTLFKPEDSRYPDIGEPGR
- the dctP gene encoding TRAP transporter substrate-binding protein DctP — encoded protein: MRKVVSAVLLTTLVLCFAAPGFAAYKNEYKMSVVPGAITPWGMGAGYFADLVKERTDGRVNIKVYYSGQLFAGKQTSEFLLLRNGAIDFSLASTINWSPQVNELNLPALPFFISANGDDRYAAMDAIEEGKSGKMMVDAVEKKGVKFLAWGENGFREMTNSVREVASPDDMKDLKLRVVGSPIYIDTFKALGANPINMNWSEATTAFQQGVVDGQENPLTGICIPVKIWNYHKFLTNWHYVIDPLLLCTNPKTWKGFSEEDQKIIAQAAVDAMKYQKAIARAGLDDGESIAYLESINITPEYPNPYATCEENGMTVTNLTPENLKAFRDATAQVRSDWTKKIGAELVAAAEEDMASINK
- a CDS encoding thiamine pyrophosphate-dependent dehydrogenase E1 component subunit alpha; this encodes MCAKAILKEPTIPVKDYDRDLLIELYRKMVSIRLFEQKVEHHFLAGDIPGFVHLYIGEEGIGTGVMANLTKEDYIESTHRGHGHTIAKGADLNRMMAEIFGKKTGYCKGKGGSMHIADFSVGMLGANGIVGGGYTLAVGAALASKLREDGRISVVFFGDGASNRGTFHEALNMAAAWKLPVLFVCENNEWASTTPYLTTTSVADIADRAQGYGIPGYMVDGNDVLSVYETSKEVVDYIRSGNGPVLLECKTYRIKGHFVGDPEKYRTKEEVQEVFDNNNPINRFEEKVLEAGVLSREDLDAVYVEVETAIEEAVRYALESPEPDPSELFDDLYV
- a CDS encoding alpha-ketoacid dehydrogenase subunit beta: MAETKKITFSQATLEAMQEEMERDDTVFVMGEDIARQGGIFGQFKGLPDSFGSDRVRDTPITETAIVGAAVGAALAGMRPIADMHFADFMLVCGDEIYNQMAKVHYMFGGQKTVPMVLRAPDGLINQAAAQHSQSLEAIFQHIPGLKVVAPSNPADAKGLLKSAIRDDNPVIYFEHKALFNTKGDVPVEEYFTPIGKADIVTEGSDLTVVSYSNCLQTVAKPVAEMAEKEGISVELIDLRTISPIDKDAILESVAKTSRLAIIHEAVKQGGVGGEIAAIVAEEGLDYLDAPIMRFGSPFTPVPFARPLEQAYRLKPEAILEGIKRMF
- a CDS encoding GntR family transcriptional regulator, whose translation is MRTRKKDLAYKAIKQMIMDKELTEEHYVSENNLAKKLDMSRTPVREALLRLQSEGFINIIPNKGAVVSNVSVVIAKEFYDMRMAIEEFVVRNIADRLTPQHMEHMDRLLREQEKACEKGDLDGYLRADSEFHDYFLLIYDNQTIWDAILQVRQRFHAVGVNVLSTQKDIWTSLAYHKEIVDALKQGDVERAVQVTHDHLKFGKTNLIR
- a CDS encoding enoyl-CoA hydratase/isomerase family protein; protein product: MTESKAVITKVEDGVGRITLNRPESMNTFSTELAEGLCDSLEAMESDPSVVVVVLDGEGKNFSTGIDLKEFLSKERHEIRDFLRLMDRHNNVLFSMSKPVVASVQGYTLANGAGLALACDFIVAAENAVFGTTAINVGLICLEPGYQLSRWIGPKRALQYVLTGDFIPAEEALKLGIAYRVVPQEKLEEATMDFARKLAKKSPLALKTGKRGLQQMESLPLERAIEAAGEKFAALAATEDAREGLEAFLGKRTPVWQGR